From uncultured Pseudodesulfovibrio sp.:
TGACAGGTCTGGTTTCCGGACGTCGGCAAAGCCTCGTGGCGGTACGATTAATCACTGGACGCACCCATCAAATTCGGGTGCAGTTGGCATCACGTAAACACCCTGTCTGCGGGGATCATAAATACGGAAAATCCAAAGACCGTACAGCCATGCGTCTGCATTGTTATGCCATGCAAATAATGGAAAAAACCATCACTCTCGCTCCGCTCTGGTCTGGCAAGTGGGAAGTTCCAACCGATGCGTTGCGGGAAGCCTTATCGCTTTTATACGACGACTAGCCGTCAGATCTACTTGATTACCATGTGGATATTTTCATCCGCACTTTTGTCAAAGTCTGCCAGCATATCGAACCGGTCTACCATGACTTCATCGAGTGTTGTCCAATCGGAACACATCGACTCATCCGTGGTGGGTGTCTGCAACTTGACTGCTGACACCACATCCATGTCCAACGTTGTGACATAGGTCCGAACCAGCTTACAGTAATGGCTCTGAAAGATGGTTTTGGGAGGATAACTCTTGATGCTGTTAGCAGGAGCATCAAGGGTGAAACCGATCAGGTCCTCGAACTCGACGCGGGGCATTTTTGAAACAAGAATGGCTGATTTATCTTTTGCCCGAAACAAATAGCCTCGAAAATCCGTCCCCTTGAACGAGCGCTTCACAAAAGAATCATATGTATATTCACTGCCTATTTCCACGATCACGGACTGACCGGTTTCAGCAACCGTAAAGATCACGCGGTTGTCATTCCGTGCTTCAACCACCGGACTCTTGGTCGCACAACCGACAACAAGAATCAGGAAAAGAAGGGGGAATACTATCTTGAAACATTTCATGGTCGTCTCCTTATTTCCAGCCGATCACTTCGTACCCTTTCTCTCTCAGGCACTTGTCGACAAAATTCTTGTGAATGGAAGCCGGGTCGCCAGATTTGGCGGCCTCATACACAGTGGAACCGGCGGCAGCGGCTCCGGCTGAAGCACCAGCCGTTCGCAACACGTCGTTCCCCATGATCGCACCAAAAACAGCTCCGGCCGCGGCGGCGACACCCGCTGAAGTCGCAACATTCTTCGCGGATTCACCAGAATCCCGAGCCGTTGCGCCTGCGGCCTCGGCCTTCATGATACAATCATCAATATCAGCCTGCGCTACCTGCATTCCCACGGAGTCCAAATGATCATTGGGGTACAGTACAGGTCGTTTTGGCCCACAGCCCGCAGCAAAGAGCAACAGGGAAGCCATTCCCAGCAACAACAAAAATCGCACTTGTCTCATCTCGCAACCTCCAAAAATAATCAATGAGATCATACTGTATACATCGCTCGGGTCAATGGCTAAAGTGCTATTGTACGACCAAAGGTTGCACAACCTTGCAGGCTCATATGAAAATCGGTATATAGACAAAGTCTAGAAACCAAGAGTCACTCTGAGTAAGGAGTTTTCCATGCACCGTTTTCTCCCCATATTTCTGCTGCTCGCTACGCTAGCGTTCGGCGCAATGGCTTCCGGCTGTGCCGTTTATGACGTGGCAGTAGAAGAGCGTAACGCAGGCGACTGGGCCGACGACAAAACAATTTCCTTTGTCATTGAAAAGGACTTTCTGGCCGATGACCAAGTCAAATATCTCGACTTTGACGCATACAGCTACGAAGGTCACGTCTACATTATCGGTGAATACGAAAATCGGGCTCAGGTCGATCAAGCCGTCAAAATTGCCAAGGCCGTCAAAGGTGTCCGTACTGTCACAACGTACGTTCTGCCCAAACGAGCTCATGACTACTGCGGCACAACAGACAGTCTGGATATATATGCCAAACTCAAAGAGAAGCTGATCAGCGACAAGAACATCTGGTCCACCAACATCGAATTTGAAGTGGTTCAGTGCAATGTCGTCATGGTCGGCCTACTCGGCAGCAGTAACGAAATCTCGAGAGCCATCAGCCATGCGAAGAGCGTTCCCGGCGTTCGCAACGTCAAATCGTTCCTCAA
This genomic window contains:
- a CDS encoding BON domain-containing protein, coding for MHRFLPIFLLLATLAFGAMASGCAVYDVAVEERNAGDWADDKTISFVIEKDFLADDQVKYLDFDAYSYEGHVYIIGEYENRAQVDQAVKIAKAVKGVRTVTTYVLPKRAHDYCGTTDSLDIYAKLKEKLISDKNIWSTNIEFEVVQCNVVMVGLLGSSNEISRAISHAKSVPGVRNVKSFLKVKR